Proteins co-encoded in one Saccharomyces mikatae IFO 1815 strain IFO1815 genome assembly, chromosome: 14 genomic window:
- the EGO4 gene encoding Ego4p (similar to Saccharomyces cerevisiae YNR034W-A and YCR075W-A; ancestral locus Anc_6.348) produces the protein MKSSIPITEVLPRAVGSLTFDENYNLLDTSGIAKMIEKSPIAEIIKKSNAELGRLGYSVYEDAEYIGHAFKKAGHFIVYFTPKNKNREGMVPPVGITN, from the coding sequence ATGAAGTCGAGTATTCCAATCACTGAAGTATTGCCAAGAGCAGTTGGTTCTCTAACATTCGATGAGAATTACAATCTACTGGATACATCAGGCATAGCAAAAATGATCGAAAAGTCACCTATCGCAGAAATaatcaagaaatcaaatGCTGAACTGGGTAGGTTGGGCTACTCCGTCTACGAAGATGCTGAATACATTGGCCACGCCTTCAAGAAGGCCGGCCATTTTATTGTGTACTTTACtccaaagaacaaaaacagaGAGGGCATGGTTCCCCCTGTAGGAATAACTAATtag